The Montipora foliosa isolate CH-2021 chromosome 1, ASM3666993v2, whole genome shotgun sequence genome has a window encoding:
- the LOC137973957 gene encoding uncharacterized protein — MDVVESKCHTPFCRKDCQTVHHGLIRALCIERNRKESKPRLSSAGNSHVILRQCVQLYEDNGWNRNSSVPDDLPDLRKPLVYLTCAFGKHRVLETLLSMNFDPSVVTKDGENGLHGLVNHFYRVGNMKQCGGFMVIDKRLEVFEKVVRTLTTRDPNVFSAKENRNGRTPLHVVALSVVSCSNGDARVDGRCDPLKKTRYFQRCLEVMVGHLLELKSNSLITLSQLSNAIMAQDNDGNTIIHILAKSSCVPSWESIGKVLKDFPDSELPLMKNKESKTAFDLLSSLNMEVARKLFFPEGYHEGRVDESITDTGTKFSPLNSELPHSPVAFSSPVTTSAPRPEVAVKAVWSQAKQVQECPQRGAQLGLCPKSLESVVLSLHTAAKRSNCMGTPTSSNHHDGISVDVVAYDGQLDSFVTTSNEFPAQNICENLASQEFLNDEPYPVFLPNISESEADCTNSSTCGVTKQEVDLTFAPCCVSSPSQNSLEVENHVPLAAPDSETREFHSEECSASCSMSNGHSGPESMGESISEKHLDNPEEEKLGRKNAKGSSAGDSAFFDFLLTQGSEFNPSMKVQIVELIKSEFGKKMANFNTEIFKTEMEKRRLEAEIRNSKVTLQQKEEEKLRLFAEIEDLQRNIEQATEQHKVLVQKCSRLKEESIAVKRKISSCEDVERELCGSPSKSSK, encoded by the exons ATGGACGTCGTCGAATCGAAGTGTCACACACCTTTCTGTCGAAAAGATTGCCAAACTGTTCATCATGGTTTGATCAGAGCTTTGTGTATCGAGAGAAACAGAAAGGAGTCTAAGCCTCGTTTATCCTCAGCTGGCAATTCACACGTCATTCTCAGACAGTGCGTTCAGTTATACGAGGACAATGGATGGAATCGAAATAGCAGCGTTCCCGACGATCTACCAGATTTGCGCAAACCTTTGGTGTATTTAACGTGCGCATTTGGAAAGCATAGAGTGTTAGAAACTCTACTAAGCATGAATTTTGATCCCTCAGTCGTGACAAAAGATGGGGAAAATGGCTTACACGGGCTCGTAAACCACTTCTATCGAGTGGGAAATATGAAACAATGTGGTGGTTTTATGGTCATCGACAAAAGACTAGAAGTCTTCGAAAAGGTTGTGAGAACACTGACTACCCGAGATCCGAATGTCTTCTCTGCGAAAGAGAACAGAAATGGGCGAACTCCGCTTCACGTAGTTGCGTTGAGTGTCGTGTCGTGTTCAAATGGAGACGCTCGCGTCGATGGACGTTGTGATCCCCTGAAAAAAACGAGATATTTTCAGCGATGCCTAGAGGTTATGGTGGGTCACTTACTTGAACTAAAAAGCAATTCGTTGATTACTCTTTCCCAGCTTTCAAATGCCATTATGGCGCAGGACAATGATGGAAACACAATCATTCATATTCTTGCGAAAAGCTCATGTGTGCCTTCTTGGGAGTCCATAGGAAAAGTCTTAAAAGACTTTCCCGATAGCGAGTTACCACTAATGAAAAATAAGGAGTCAAAAACTGCTTTCGATTTACTATCAAGCTTGAACATGGAGGTTGCAAGGAAGTTGTTTTTTCCAGAGGGTTACCATGAAGGAAGAGTGGATGAAAGTATCACAG ATACTGGCACCAAGTTTTCACCACTGAACAGTGAACTACCGCACAGCCCTGTAGCTTTTTCGTCTCCTGTCACAACAAGTGCCCCCCGACCTGAAGTGGCTGTTAAAGCTGTATGGAGCCAAGCAAAGCAAGTCCAGGAATGTCCTCAGAGAGGAGCACAACTTGGCCTCTGTCCAAAATCTCTTGAATCAGTTGTTCTGTCTCTGCATACAGCAGCCAAACGCTCTAATTGCATGGGCACCCCAACATCATCTAACCACCATGATGGGATATCGGTGGATGTGGTTGCTTATGATGGTCAGTTAGATTCTTTTGTTACAACATCGAATGAATTTCCTGCTCAGAACATTTGTGAGAACCTAGCGTCACAAGAATTTTTAAACGATGAGCCTTATCCGGTTTTCTTGCCAAATATATCAGAGTCGGAAGCAGACTGCACTAACTCTTCCACGTGTGGAGTTACAAAACAGGAAGTAGACTTAACTTTTGCCCCCTGCTGTGTTTCTTCCCCATCCCAAAACAGTCTGGAAGTAGAAAACCATGTGCCGCTGGCAGCTCCTGATTCGGAAACACGAGAATTCCATTCAGAGGAATGCAGTGCTTCTTGCTCTATGTCTAATGGGCATTCAGGCCCAGAGTCTATGGGGGAAAGCATTTCAGAAAAACATCTTGATAATCCAGAGGAAGAAAAACTCGGTAGAAAAAATGCAAAAGGCTCATCTGCAGGAGACAGTGCTTTCTTTGATTTTCTATTAACACAGGGCAGTGAGTTCAACCCATCAATGAAAGTTCAAATTGTAGAACTAATTAAGAGTGAATTTGGTAAGAAGATGGCCAACTTTAATACCGAAATCTTCAAGACTGAAATGGAGAAGAGGCGTTTGGAAGCAGAAATTCGTAACTCCAAGGTGACATTGCAACagaaggaagaggaaaaactTAGACTGTTTGCTGAAATTGAGGATCTCCAGAGAAACATTGAGCAAGCAACGGAACAACATAAAGTGCTAGTTCAAAAATGTAGTAGGTTGAAAGAGGAATCCATCGCAGTAAAGCGTAAGATTTCTTCATGCGAGGATGTAGAGAGAGAACTTTGTGGTTCCCCTTCCAAATCAAGTAAGTAG
- the LOC137973965 gene encoding uncharacterized protein, with amino-acid sequence MVAQKYHTPFCERNCKIEHHDLITVLCLDSSQKSDELPDLLRECINSYQNWDPNGEVPDPLDELRCPLIYLASAFGKAGLVRALLRDNFDARALNANGETALHAAVQYIYRTGTLKSRGLKVASTLGPIKNRMKAFEQILAALTESDPNIMFVQDNDGNTVFHAAAENIWNDRQNDRLGKSACFFQVCLRSMLTRLSELEEAKKVSKEEIIQTLNAENNDGDTIFHVLARDYAYGFKSLKYAINKFFPGQVPSKVNKENETVAKIALERNRTRALKVFPEFREHDQISISSDSATSESDLPSPSTSKYSEGSASIAQSTAQRQIPIIVISDYDMPGVPHSIVEEGNSSSEVLGSSQENVSGSSELNTDPLKMAKAGSHDLMTASDDRTLANASQMRAKAFLPDDNLGNAPTEAEVMCVADTVLCNERVIEDTSESTVPSIPGTSLSHDQSDLLAPFSITFSSNDSNAIPIARDRASPTEVPPSEERICDEQSACREQDRGQEITDSVVEAADDSNETLEGVILDTEASFNMETLNKVLVAAANRSTESDSTEISHDCVFSSDLLNSETPPNPSQVNRTQCEKGNHSSLRSKSSLGSVPSELFDPPRKQLRGTGDYLQLYTCHAPDTPNIALQYQPNSVNDHTNQTLSSTSLASASTETINSEASNRLDLGTEGLQEKSTILKCITDNTFLEFLITEGLELDSCSKKGVVDVVMSQYNNKLSSVENSIPKLAAQIKHTETTVGQQKEKVKHLQNELEFVKGDIVKNERLLLKLKNEQQGLSKQRKVLKRKVVRCEDTMKNLLVKAKKSRFD; translated from the exons ATGGTAGCGCAAAAATACCACACTCCATTCTGCGAAAGGAACTGCAAGATCGAGCACCACGATTTAATTACCGTGCTTTGCCTTGACAGCTCGCAAAAATCAGACGAGCTCCCGGACCTGCTGAGGGAATGCATCAATTCTTATCAAAACTGGGATCCCAACGGTGAGGTGCCAGATCCTCTGGACGAGCTTAGATGCCCGCTGATATATTTGGCGTCTGCGTTTGGCAAAGCGGGGCTTGTAAGAGCGCTGCTGCGAGACAACTTTGATGCGCGCGCTTTGAATGCCAACGGCGAGACAGCGCTTCATGCAGCCGTTCAGTACATTTACCGCACGGGTACTTTGAAGTCTCGTGGATTGAAAGTTGCATCTACTCTGGGACCTATCAAGAACAGGATGAAAGCGTTTGAGCAGATCCTAGCAGCCTTAACGGAGAGTGATCCCAATATCATGTTTGTGCAAGACAACGACGGTAACACGGTCTTCCATGCGGCGGCTGAAAATATCTGGAATGATCGACAGAACGATCGGCTTGGGAAAAGTGCTTGTTTCTTCCAGGTTTGTCTGAGGTCCATGTTAACAAGACTCTCAGAGCTTGAAGAGGCCAAGAAGGTGTCGAAGGAAGAAATTATCCAGACCTTAAATGCGGAAAACAACGATGGTGATACTATTTTTCATGTCTTGGCTCGAGATTATGCCTATGGTTTTAAAAGCTTGAAGTATGCCATCAACAAATTTTTTCCGGGTCAAGTTCCATCCAAAGTCAACAAGGAGAACGAAACTGTGGCCAAAATCGCTTTGGAGCGCAATCGAACAAGAGCCTTGAAGGTGTTTCCTGAATTCCGGGAACATGATCAAA TCTCTATCAGCTCCGATTCCGCTACTTCCGAGAGTGATTTACCATCACCCAGCACTTCAAAGTATTCTGAAGGATCTGCTTCTATCGCTCAATCCACAGCCCAGAGGCAAATACCAATAATTGTCATCTCTGATTACGACATGCCAGGGGTCCCACATTCGATAGTTGAAGAGGGGAAcagttcaagcgaagtgttaggCAGTTCCCAGGAAAATGTCAGTGGTTCTAGTGAGTTGAACACAGACCCGTTGAAAATGGCAAAAGCTGGCTCTCACGACCTGATGACAGCTTCAGATGATAGAACACTGGCGAACGCATCACAGATGCGAGCTAAGGCTTTTTTACCTGATGACAATTTAGGTAACGCCCCAACGGAGGCAGAAGTGATGTGTGTAGCTGATACAGTACTCTGCAATGAGCGTGTTATCGAGGATACCAGCGAGTCTACCGTGCCTTCCATTCCAGGTACGAGCTTGTCTCATGACCAATCTGACCTTTTAGCTCCGTTCAGCATTACCTTCTCGTCCAATGATTCCAACGCGATTCCTATAGCAAGAGACCGAGCCTCGCCCACTGAGGTACCGCCAAGCGAAGAACGTATTTGTGACGAACAGAGCGCTTGCCGAGAACAAGACCGAGGTCAGGAAATCACAGATTCCGTCGTTGAAGCCGCTGACGATAGTAACGAAACTTTGGAAGGAGTCATATTAGACACGGAGGCATCCTTTAACATGGAAACGCTCAATAAAGTACTTGTTGCGGCTGCCAATCGTTCAACTGAATCTGACTCTACGGAAATTTCACATGACTGTGTGTTTTCGTCTGATTTGCTTAACTCTGAGACACCACCAAATCCTTCACAGGTGAATCGAACCCAATGCGAAAAAGGGAACCACTCTTCTTTACGAAGCAAAAGTAGCTTGGGATCCGTACCAAGTGAACTGTTTGATCCACCAAGGAAACAACTCCGAGGAACTGGGGACTACTTGCAGCTCTACACTTGTCATGCGCCAGATACGCCAAACATCGCTTTGCAGTACCAGCCAAATAGTGTGAATGACCACACAAACCAAACACTTTCGTCGACTTCTCTTGCTTCAGCAAGCACCGAGACCATCAACTCTGAGGCCTCCAACCGTTTGGACCTCGGCACTGAGGGCTTGCAAGAGAAGAGCACCATATTGAAGTGCATTACAGACAACACCTTCTTGGAGTTCCTAATCACCGAGGGCCTGGAGCTAGACTCGTGTAGCAAGAAAGGAGTGGTTGATGTGGTCATGTCACAATACAACAACAAGCTCAGCAGTGTTGAGAACTCGATTCCTAAACTAGCCGCACAGATAAAACACACTGAAACAACTGTTGGTCAACAGAAAGAGAAAGTTAAGCACCTTCAGAACGAGCTGGAGTTTGTGAAAGGAGACATCGTGAAAAACGAGAGGCTATTGCTAAAATTGAAAAACGAACAACAAGGATTAAGCAAACAACGAAAAGTGTTGAAGCGAAAAGTGGTTCGTTGCGAAGACACCATGAAGAATTTGCTTGTAAAAGCTAAAAAGAGTCGTTTTGATTAA